From one Brachypodium distachyon strain Bd21 chromosome 4, Brachypodium_distachyon_v3.0, whole genome shotgun sequence genomic stretch:
- the LOC100832884 gene encoding uncharacterized protein LOC100832884 has protein sequence MDHQLLHHGGESTAAMSRRPVAAEAALRAVQKPPAKPWRAAASSSSSSPAPAPPRVYRVEPREFRDLVQRLTGAPRHPQAQPPMVPAPMPQPVALRSAPGGGAGEEAQVFAAAPWCSFPMPGSSGLDVAHHGNGALI, from the coding sequence ATGGACCACCAGCTGCTGCATCACGGCGGGGAATCGACAGCGGCGATGAGCCGgaggccggtggcggcggaggcggcgctgagGGCCGTGCAGAAGCCGCCCGCCAAGCCCTGGCGCGCCgctgcttcctcctcttcgtcttccccggcgccggcgccgcccaggGTGTACCGCGTCGAGCCCAGGGAGTTCCGGGACCTCGTGCAGCGCCTCACCGGCGCGCCAAGGCATCCCCAAGCTCAGCCGCCCATGGTGCCGGCGCCGATGCCGCAGCCGGTCGCCCTGCGCTCcgctcccggcggcggcgccggcgaggaggcccAGGTGttcgcggcggcgccatggtgCTCGTTTCCCATGCCCGGGTCGTCAGGGCTCGACGTGGCCCACCATGGCAACGGCGCGCTCATAtag
- the LOC100839731 gene encoding E3 ubiquitin-protein ligase RNF185 yields the protein MAANVGESTSSSGGAGDGGGSFECNICFELPQEPIVTLCGHLFCWPCLYKWLHIHSHSPECPVCKAVVEEDKLVPLYGRGKDRVDPRSKNVPGAEIPHRPTGQRPATAPQADPNNHFPNANPNPWFMGGGGVPLANARWGNYTFSAAFGGLFPLLSFQVHGFPDATAYGQPAGFPYGYGHGHGHGHAFHGGHAGHPHAAPRQAQPGQQQQADVYLKALLILVGFLVIASLITF from the coding sequence ATGGCAGCTAACGTCGGGGAATccacgagcagcagcggcggcgccggcgatggcggGGGCAGCTTTGAGTGCAACATATGCTTCGAGCTGCCGCAGGAGCCCATCGTGACGCTCTGCGGGCACCTCTTCTGCTGGCCGTGCCTTTACAAGTGGCTGCACATCCACTCGCACTCGCCGGAGTGCCCCGTGTGCAAGGctgtcgtcgaggaggacAAGCTCGTCCCGCTCTATGGCCGTGGCAAGGACCGCGTCGACCCGAGGTCGAAGAACGTCCCTGGGGCTGAAATTCCCCACCGTCCGACTGGACAGAGGCCTGCCACGGCTCCACAGGCCGATCCTAACAACCACTTCCCGAACGCCAATCCCAACCCGTGGTTCATGGGTGGAGGAGGCGTCCCGCTGGCCAATGCTCGGTGGGGAAATTACACGTTCTCAGCGGCGTTTGGCGGCCTCTTTCCGCTGCTCAGCTTCCAAGTGCATGGATTCCCAGATGCAACTGCTTATGGGCAGCCTGCGGGTTTCCCCTATGGATATGGCCATGGTCATGGTCATGGACACGCTTTCCATGGCGGGCATGCTGGACACCCCCATGCTGCTCCTCGGCAGGCACAGCCGGGTCAACAGCAGCAGGCGGATGTGTACCTCAAGGCGCTGCTCATCCTGGTTGGCTTTCTTGTGATCGCAAGCCTCATCACATTCTAG
- the LOC100825359 gene encoding uncharacterized protein LOC100825359 translates to MQQGGGVVLLADSNGGAKDGGGGIYSLRPPAPRSFPGKLVRPALLFAVLATGLFLLLVLGGGGGGYGAAAASSYYYRLPRRLSVPDAGIPPPCSARHDQDSDDSPERWWARPAARSAWHNMSDEELLWAASFEPRRYPPPWPHKPKPKVAFMFLTRGPLPLAPLWERFFSGAGRELFSVYVHATPGYRLDFPPSSPFHRRQVPSKAARWGDPSIVDAEQRLLANALLDITNAHFVLLSESCIPLHPFPAIHHYLTRSRHSFVGAFDDPGPHGRGRYPAALAPDIASSQWRKGAQWFTLRRDLAVFFVSDGAYYPKFRRLCRPPCYVDEHYLPTVLSAVAPRGIANRTVTWVDWSRGGAHPATFGAADVGAAFLEGLTGKKKKKKESCMYNGQPAEVCFLFARKFAPSALPPLLRLSPELLGY, encoded by the exons ATgcagcaaggaggaggagtggtGCTACTGGCGGACAGCAATGGCGGCGccaaggacggcggcggcggcatctaCTCGCtcaggccgccggcgccaaggAGCTTCCCCGGGAAGCTCGTCAGGCCGGCGCTCCTCTTCGCCGTGCTCGCCACGGGCCTGTTCCTGCTCCtcgtccttggcggcggcggcggcggctatggcgccgccgccgcgtccagcTACTACTACCGCCTCCCGCGGCGGCTCTCCGTCCCCGACGCCGGGATTCCGCCTCCGTGCAGCGCGCGGCACGACCAGGACTCGGACGACTCGCCCGAGCGGTGGtgggcgcggccggcggcgaggagcgcgtggCACAACATGAGCGACGAGGAACTGCTGTGGGCCGCGTCCTTCGAGCCCCGCCGGTatccgcctccatggccgcacAAGCCGAAGCCGAAGGTGGCCTTCATGTTCCTCACCCGCGGCCCGCTCCCGCTGGCGCCGCTCTGGGAGCggttcttctccggcgccggcagggagctgTTCTCCGTTTACGTCCACGCCACGCCGGGCTACCGCCTGGACTtcccgccgtcgtcgccgttcCACCGCCGCCAGGTGCCCAGCAAG GCGGCGCGGTGGGGGGATCCGAGCATCGTGGACGCGGAGCAGCGTCTCCTCGCAAACGCTTTGCTCGACATCACCAACGCCCACTTCGTCCTCCTCTCAGAATCCTGCATCCCGCTGCACCCATTCCCGGCGATCCACCATTACCTGACCCGTTCCCGCCACAGCTTCGTGGGCGCCTTCGACGACCCAGGCCCGCACGGCCGGGGCCGCTACCCGGCCGCCCTGGCCCCCGACATCGCCTCCTCCCAATGGCGCAAGGGCGCGCAGTGGTTCACGCTCCGCCGCGACCtggccgtcttcttcgtctccgacGGGGCCTACTACCCGAAATTccgccgcctctgccgccCGCCCTGCTACGTCGACGAGCACTACCTCCCCACCGTGCTCTCCGCGGTGGCGCCCCGCGGGATCGCGAACCGGACGGTGACCTGGGTCGATTGgtcccgcggcggcgcgcaccCGGCGACGTTCGGGGCGGCGGATGTCGGGGCGGCGTTCTTGGAGGGCTtgacggggaagaagaagaagaagaaggagagctGTATGTACAACGGGCAGCCGGCGGAGGTCTGCTTCCTGTTTGCGAGGAAGTTCGCGCCCAGcgccctgccgccgctgctccggctCTCGCCCGAGCTGCTCGGGTACTGA
- the LOC104584344 gene encoding elongation of fatty acids protein 3-like — MAALVGGGGSAAYWLAEHPAIVGFRWSPTGLWFSTWPFLLAFLASYVSLSLSLDALLRLRRRRRDPLPLGPLPSAHALLTAAVSSLIFTGTLLSAAAEIRDTRWSWRGRSPSTPLRWLLCFPPGTRSSGRVFFWSYAYYLSRYLHAARGLFAVLRRRRGAAARVFAHAASVAMAFLWLEFSQSFQVLAILASTLAHAVAFGSRPMGAAAAPRVALACQVALLGCNLVCHAGVVWMHFGGAVAGGCSGIGAWVFNTVLNAALLWVFLHCYGKRGVCDDDGGGNKEL, encoded by the coding sequence ATGGCGgccctcgtcggcggcggtggctccgCGGCCTACTGGCTGGCCGAGCACCCGGCGATCGTGGGCTTCCGGTGGAGCCCCACGGGCCTCTGGTTCTCTACCTGgcccttcctcctcgccttcctcgcctcctacgtctccctctccctctccctcgacgccctcctccgcctccgccgccgccgccgcgatccCCTCCCCCTCGGCCCGCTCCCCTCCGCTCACGCcctcctcaccgccgccgtctcctccctcATCTTCACCGGCAccctcctctccgccgccgccgagattCGCGACACCCGCTGGTCATGGCGCGGCCGCTCGCCCAGCACGCCCCTCCGCTGGCTCCTCTGTTTTCCCCCGGGAACccgctcctccggccgcgTCTTCTTCTGGTCCTACGCCTACTACCTCTCCCGCTACCTCCACGCCGCCAGGGGCCTCTTCGccgtgctccgccgccgccggggcgccgccgccagggtcTTCGCCCACGCCGCTTCCGTCGCCATGGCCTTCCTCTGGCTCGAGTTCTCCCAGTCCTTCCAGGTGCTCGCCATCCTGGCCTCCACGCTGGcgcacgccgtcgccttcgGCTCACGCcccatgggcgccgccgccgcgccgcgcgtcGCGCTCGCCTGCCAGGTGGCCCTGCTGGGGTGCAACCTCGTGTgccacgccggcgtcgtctGGATGCActtcggcggcgccgtcgccggcgggtgcagcGGCATCGGCGCCTGGGTCTTCAACACCGTGCTCAACGCCGCCTTGCTCTGGGTCTTTTTGCATTGCTACGGCAAGCGCGGCGtctgcgacgacgacggcggcggcaacaaggagctttga
- the LOC100826682 gene encoding BEL1-like homeodomain protein 7, which translates to MATYYSSPGSERESQDMYSRDQGSASYPMSSALGNLLYLNNPSSGPYTEFSGILQSQQNCMEMPGHGHHSAMSQDSSVRESDMLASHHGQRSFGHVKDMKNEMLMHIMDGGQSGGAELIHDDSHNGAQFEFGVLNNHGSSNVPSGQGQGQGLSLSLNTQIMAPSLPYWSIKPDMLTPNSYHESLRVDDIRMKTMQSEASRAIRHSRYLKAAQEVLDEVVNVWKNIKQKAQKEQAEPEKADGKETDGGPKSEGVSSNPQESGANAAPELSTAEKQELQNKMAKLMAMLDEVDRKYKHYYHQMQNVVSSFDVVAGPGSAKPYTAVALQTISRHFRCLKDAINEQINVIRKKLGEEENSSGKEGKLTRLRYIDQQLRQQRAFQQYGMIPQNAWRPQRGLPENSVTVLRAWLFEHFLHPYPKDSEKLMLARQTGLTRSQISNWFINARVRLWKPMIEDMYKEETGDLEQDSNSSSDNVPRSKNKVACSEENEDLKNARARVCETSQLSESRASIGAMNAGGAPVGFQHEANPDDSFMNLMMKDQRSGEADGGLLLHNAMAQHSDESARFMAYHLAELGRYGNGNVSLTLGLQHSGSSLSVPNAQANFPGVTDDDMYNTAAPLGVSIASSDYESMNQMDQRQRFEQSPLLHDFVA; encoded by the exons ATGGCTACTTACTACTCAAGCCCTGGTAGTGAAAGAGAGTCCCAAGACATGTACTCGAGAGACCAGGGCAGCGCTTCCTATCCGATGTCATCGGCTCTAGGCAATTTGCTTTATCTGAACAATCCGTCTTCTGGACCATACACGGAGTTCAGCGGCATTCTGCAGTCTCAGCAGAATTGCATGGAGATGCCTGGCCATGGCCATCATTCAGCAATGTCCCAAGACTCGTCCGTGAGAGAGTCTGACATGCTTGCTTCCCACCATGGGCAACGCTCCTTCGGCCATGTGAAAGACATGAAGAATGAGATGTTGATGCATATCATGGATGGAGGACAAAGTGGTGGTGCTGAACTCATCCACGATGACTCCCACAATGGTGCTCAGTTTGAATTTGGTGTTCTGAACAACCATGGCTCATCAAATGTCCCATCAGGGcaaggccaaggccaagggCTATCTCTGAGCCTCAACACACAAATCATGGCACCTTCCTTGCCTTACTGGTCTATCAAACCAGACATGTTGACTCCCAACTCTTACCACGAAAGCCTTAGAGTCGACGACATCCGGATGAAAACTATGCAGTCTGAAGCCTCCCGTGCGATCCGGCACTCAAGGTATCTGAAGGCAGCACAAGAAGTGCTAGATGAGGTTGTCAACGTCTGGAAGAATATAAAACAGAAAGCTCAGAAGGAGCAGGCTGAACCAGAAAAGGCAGATGGCAAAGAGACTGATGGAGGACCAAAAAGTGAGGGCGTATCTTCTAACCCACAAGAATCTGGCGCCAATGCAGCACCAGAGCTGTCCACAGCTGAGAAGCAAGAGCTTCAGAACAAGATGGCAAAGCTGATGGCAATGTTGGATGAG GTGGACCGGAAATACAAGCATTACTACCACCAAATGCAAAATGTGGTTTCATCTTTTGATGTGGTGGCTGGGCCCGGATCTGCCAAGCCTTACACCGCAGTTGCTCTTCAGACAATCTCGCGGCATTTCCGATGCTTGAAGGATGCTATCAATGAGCAGATCAATGTTATCAGGAAGAAGCTTGGCGAGGAAGAAAATTCATCTGGCAAGGAAGGAAAATTAACTCGTCTCCGGTACATCGATCAGCAGCTAAGGCAACAGCGAGCTTTCCAACAGTACGGTATGATTCCGCAAAATGCTTGGAGACCACAGAGGGGACTACCCGAAAACTCAGTTACAGTTCTTCGCGCTTGGCTTTTTGAACACTTCCTTCACCC CTACCCAAAAGATTCTGAAAAGTTAATGCTAGCAAGGCAGACTGGCTTGACAAGGAGTCAG ATTTCGAATTGGTTCATAAATGCCCGTGTCCGCCTTTGGAAACCAATGATTGAGGACATGTACAAAGAGGAGACTGGTGATTTGGAGCAAGACTCCAACTCTTCCTCCGACAATGTGCCAAGAAGCAAGAACAAAGTGGCATGTTCTGAAGAAAACGAAGATCTGAAGAATGCTAGGGCTCGGGTGTGCGAAACCAGCCAGCTAAGCGAGTCGAGAGCCAGCATTGGGGCTATGAATGCTGGTGGTGCACCTGTTGGATTCCAGCATGAGGCCAACCCTGACGACAGTTTCATGAACCTGATGATGAAGGACCAGCGATCGGGTGAAGCAGATGGGGGACTTCTCCTCCACAACGCCATGGCACAGCACTCGGACGAGAGCGCCAGGTTCATGGCCTACCACTTGGCAGAGCTTGGGAGGTATGGGAATGGTAATGTATCGCTCACACTGGGTTTGCAGCACTCTGGTAGCAGCCTCTCAGTTCCGAATGCTCAGGCAAACTTTCCCGGCGTCACCGATGATGACATGTACAACACAGCTGCTCCTCTCGGCGTCAGCATCGCATCTTCGGACTACGAGTCCATGAACCAGATGGATCAACGGCAACGGTTCGAGCAATCACCACTTCTGCATGATTTTGTGGCATGA
- the LOC100846227 gene encoding ankyrin-1 isoform X1, whose amino-acid sequence MGSREYPLPLCFDLLLGKDRDRWPPEARLIRAAHYGDIRGIKKFAKELDVQGNGIPVTVANTCYMGMNALHAAGGLGRLPVYQYLVEEVKMDIHKPDTTQGYTPLEHAINNGHLPAVSYLIDHGADLHLLRSSVTLLHTATVHGHSEIVKFLLSRGADVNAMSDLGTPLALAALKGYDSIVKILLQHNADPNKATRMFGPLDMALHKSFVSCVKLLIQGGAKVSGANPCDNPLAKAAEKGLTEAMKCLLEAGANPNVLDTFGRLPIELSAEYGTREDVEILFPFTSPISTVENWSVDGIISHVNMEIKQLEDGKFVKNRMADLKQQADEAFKKQDYLNASVLYTEALKIDNFNATLLSNRSLCWLRMGDGERAFNDATECTKLRPKWAKAHYRRGAAQMFMKEYDGAYHAFSRALELDPESEETEKLFWEAMELR is encoded by the exons atggggaGCAGGGAGTATCCGCTGCCACTCTGCTTCGACCTCCTTCTCGGCAAAG ACCGTGACCGGTGGCCGCCGGAGGCCAGGCTCATCCGCGCCGCGCACTACGGCGACATCCGCGGCATCAAGA AGTTTGCAAAGGAGCTGGACGTGCAGGGGAATGGGATCCCGGTGACAGTGGCCAACACATGCTACATGGGCATGAACGCCCTCCACGCCGCCGGTGGCCTCGGCAGGCTGCCGGTCTACCAGTACCTGGTCGAGGAGGTCAAGATGGACATCCACAAGCCCGACACAACTCAGG GTTATACGCCTCTGGAGCACGCCATCAACAATGGCCACCTTCCTGCCGTCTCGTACCTTATCGACCATGGCGCTGATCTGCATCTGCTACGTTCGAGCGTCACTCTTCTTCATACAGCTACAGTTCATG gGCACTCTGAAATAGTAAAATTTCTACTTTCTAGAGGAGCTGATGTAAATGCCATGTCAGATCTTGGAACACCACTCGCTCTCGCTGCTCTTAAAGGATATGATAGTATTGTCAAGATCCTTTTGCAGCACAATGCAGAT ccCAATAAGGCCACCCGTATGTTTGGACCTTTAGACATGGCATTACACAAATCTTTTGTGTCCTGTGTGAAGCTATTGATTCAG GGTGGGGCTAAAGTGAGTGGTGCTAATCCTTGTGATAATCCTttggcaaaggctgcagagAAGGGCTTAACTGAAGCTATGAAATGCTTGCTGGAAGCTGGTGCAAATCCAAATGTTCTTGACACA TTTGGTAGATTACCAATAGAGTTGTCTGCTGAGTATGGCACACGGGAAGATGTTGAGATTCTCTTTCCTTTCACCTCTCCCATTTCAACTGTGGAAAACTGGAGCGTTGATGGAATCATTAGTCATGTGAACATGGAAATCAAACAACTCGAG GATGGCAAGTTTGTGAAAAATAGGATGGCTGACCTGAAGCAACAAGCGGATGAAGCATTTAAGAAGCAGGATTATCTAAACGCATCAGTGTTGTACACAGAG GCACTGAAGATCGATAACTTCAACGCTACATTGTTATCAAACAGGAGCCTTTGCTGGCTACGCATGGGTGATGGAGAAAGGGCTTTCAATGATGCAACTGAATGCACAAAGCTGCGCCCCAAGTGGGCAAAGGCGCACTATCGTCGAGGAGCAGCTCAAATGTTCATGAAG GAGTATGATGGTGCCTATCACGCATTCTCTCGTGCTTTAGAGTTGGACCCAGAAAGTGAAGAGACTGAGAAGTTATTCTG GGAGGCGATGGAACTGAGGTGA
- the LOC100846227 gene encoding ankyrin-3 isoform X2 — MGSREYPLPLCFDLLLGKDRDRWPPEARLIRAAHYGDIRGIKKFAKELDVQGNGIPVTVANTCYMGMNALHAAGGLGRLPVYQYLVEEVKMDIHKPDTTQGYTPLEHAINNGHLPAVSYLIDHGADLHLLRSSVTLLHTATVHGHSEIVKFLLSRGADVNAMSDLGTPLALAALKGYDSIVKILLQHNADGGAKVSGANPCDNPLAKAAEKGLTEAMKCLLEAGANPNVLDTFGRLPIELSAEYGTREDVEILFPFTSPISTVENWSVDGIISHVNMEIKQLEDGKFVKNRMADLKQQADEAFKKQDYLNASVLYTEALKIDNFNATLLSNRSLCWLRMGDGERAFNDATECTKLRPKWAKAHYRRGAAQMFMKEYDGAYHAFSRALELDPESEETEKLFWEAMELR; from the exons atggggaGCAGGGAGTATCCGCTGCCACTCTGCTTCGACCTCCTTCTCGGCAAAG ACCGTGACCGGTGGCCGCCGGAGGCCAGGCTCATCCGCGCCGCGCACTACGGCGACATCCGCGGCATCAAGA AGTTTGCAAAGGAGCTGGACGTGCAGGGGAATGGGATCCCGGTGACAGTGGCCAACACATGCTACATGGGCATGAACGCCCTCCACGCCGCCGGTGGCCTCGGCAGGCTGCCGGTCTACCAGTACCTGGTCGAGGAGGTCAAGATGGACATCCACAAGCCCGACACAACTCAGG GTTATACGCCTCTGGAGCACGCCATCAACAATGGCCACCTTCCTGCCGTCTCGTACCTTATCGACCATGGCGCTGATCTGCATCTGCTACGTTCGAGCGTCACTCTTCTTCATACAGCTACAGTTCATG gGCACTCTGAAATAGTAAAATTTCTACTTTCTAGAGGAGCTGATGTAAATGCCATGTCAGATCTTGGAACACCACTCGCTCTCGCTGCTCTTAAAGGATATGATAGTATTGTCAAGATCCTTTTGCAGCACAATGCAGAT GGTGGGGCTAAAGTGAGTGGTGCTAATCCTTGTGATAATCCTttggcaaaggctgcagagAAGGGCTTAACTGAAGCTATGAAATGCTTGCTGGAAGCTGGTGCAAATCCAAATGTTCTTGACACA TTTGGTAGATTACCAATAGAGTTGTCTGCTGAGTATGGCACACGGGAAGATGTTGAGATTCTCTTTCCTTTCACCTCTCCCATTTCAACTGTGGAAAACTGGAGCGTTGATGGAATCATTAGTCATGTGAACATGGAAATCAAACAACTCGAG GATGGCAAGTTTGTGAAAAATAGGATGGCTGACCTGAAGCAACAAGCGGATGAAGCATTTAAGAAGCAGGATTATCTAAACGCATCAGTGTTGTACACAGAG GCACTGAAGATCGATAACTTCAACGCTACATTGTTATCAAACAGGAGCCTTTGCTGGCTACGCATGGGTGATGGAGAAAGGGCTTTCAATGATGCAACTGAATGCACAAAGCTGCGCCCCAAGTGGGCAAAGGCGCACTATCGTCGAGGAGCAGCTCAAATGTTCATGAAG GAGTATGATGGTGCCTATCACGCATTCTCTCGTGCTTTAGAGTTGGACCCAGAAAGTGAAGAGACTGAGAAGTTATTCTG GGAGGCGATGGAACTGAGGTGA